Genomic window (Sphaeramia orbicularis chromosome 7, fSphaOr1.1, whole genome shotgun sequence):
ttaattaaagactaatcaataaataaatatcaatgatgtgtgttttttttttactgttaaaatACTGCTTTGCATCAGTGTGTGTGACTCTGATTTCCATCTTTCTGCATTGAGGTTACGGACACGCAGCACCAGGCACAGATGCAGGAAAGGTGTTCTGCATGTTCTACGCTGTTCTCGGCATTCCACTCACTTTGGTCATGTTCCAGAGCCTGGGAGAGAGGATGAACACATTTGTCCGCTATCTCCTCCATAAGATGAAGCAGTGCCTTGGCTTCCGACGCACTGAGGTATCGATGGAGAACATGGTCCTGGTGGGTTTCCTGTCCTGCATTGGAACACTGTGTGTGGGGGCTGCAGCCTTCTCCCACTTTGAAGGATGGAGCTTCTTCCATGCCTACTACTACTGCTTCATCACTCTCACCACCATTGGCTTTGGGGACTTTGTAGCCCTGCAGAAAAAGGAAGACCTCCAAGAGAAAACGCCCTATGTGGCTTTCAGCTTCATGTACATACTTGTTGGGTTAACGGTTATCGGGGCCTTCCTGAACCTGGTGGTGCTTCGTTTCCTCACAATGAACACTGAGGATGAGAGGAGGGATGCTCAGGAGAGGGCTTCACTGAAGAGAGACAGAGGCCTTTTGGATGGAGGGCTGCACCTCCATGTTGTAGGGGAACAAAACAGAGACCGCCACAGGGAGAGGAATGCAGCTCACAGTCGTAGCCACAGTACCCTTTTCCTCCCAATGGGGGAAGGAACCAGCCGCACCAACCTCATTTCTTCCCCTGTGGATGATCAGGAAAGGCAAAGAAGCCCCTGTAGGCAAAAGCTGCATTTCCAGATTAAAGCAGGCAGACATAGGCCGGAGTCCAGCCTCAGTTCCCTCTGCTCCTTTGTTTGTTATCGCCTGGGAATCTGTGATAGCTTTCTGAAGTCCCACAGCGAACACCCCGACTGCCATATTAATTCTGTTTACTACAACTCTGTATCCTATAAGATTCAGGGCTGTTCGCCAAGTTCCAGAGACAACACTGGTCTCTCCTCCCCGGGAAGCACCCTCTCACCTGGGCACAGCTTTCGGGAGTTCCCTCGTTCTAGGAGAAAGTCAGTGTGAAGGCCGTGAGCATGAAGAAAAGTGTTAACACAGAATGTAAACAGTATTTTCAATGACACTATAAtttgtgttaaaggggtcatattttgctaaacccacttttattagtctttggtacatttatttgtgtatttgtgaaccctaatagttcataaagtttggatttaaaccctccaggtgctgcaaagctatctttttaTTCActgtggcaaaaatcgagtggatttctgcaacctgttttaattcctgcttaatttcaatcaatcaatcaatcaatcaatcaatcaatttattttaaaattattacaaacagttaacctcaacaattcatttacaagatacattttgtaataggacatgGGAGCCCTTTAAtatgtgataagagacacaatttacattataatcttaaTAATTCAagtgttctaaataactacaaacatattttaaaatttttgccTATCCACCGAACTATGTTACATTTCCTTTTTCTGAGTCCTACTGTGgtcagcatattccaatattaTCAGATAATCTAATAGTCAGACATGtgctacgtctataactagttaggtcacgacatttgcacatgtaaggtcaagacttccaacgaacatttctccgagtacgacataattgtttgtcagcagcagcggttgtagtccatactgaaaatatgtccaaactttgagctgattacctaaaatgttcagttgttggttgaacggtacagagcagcacggtcaacaacctggagggggtggggcgtgaagtggctcatttacatttaaagggccagcgctcaaaacgacctttctggtgtcattacttagaaatagggttgaagatggacctgtggagttgaattaatgaagaattcagacccaaggatagcatttacagtttatgtagaccacaaggaaatgttttacaatgcataactcaatttaaaaaagcaaaatatgactcctttaaactTCCTTTGTGCATGTCAGAAGACATGAGTCTGTTTCTTTTCTAGATTATTTGCTGTGCTCTTAAAAAGTTTATTTGTAAAGGAaa
Coding sequences:
- the kcnk15 gene encoding potassium channel subfamily K member 15 codes for the protein MKKQNVRTLSLILCMFSYLLVGAAVFDALESESESSRRRILEQKRNEMKKKYRFSEDDYHEIERVVLQAEPHRAGRQWKFAGSFYFAITVITTIGYGHAAPGTDAGKVFCMFYAVLGIPLTLVMFQSLGERMNTFVRYLLHKMKQCLGFRRTEVSMENMVLVGFLSCIGTLCVGAAAFSHFEGWSFFHAYYYCFITLTTIGFGDFVALQKKEDLQEKTPYVAFSFMYILVGLTVIGAFLNLVVLRFLTMNTEDERRDAQERASLKRDRGLLDGGLHLHVVGEQNRDRHRERNAAHSRSHSTLFLPMGEGTSRTNLISSPVDDQERQRSPCRQKLHFQIKAGRHRPESSLSSLCSFVCYRLGICDSFLKSHSEHPDCHINSVYYNSVSYKIQGCSPSSRDNTGLSSPGSTLSPGHSFREFPRSRRKSV